In the Lepus europaeus isolate LE1 chromosome 18, mLepTim1.pri, whole genome shotgun sequence genome, one interval contains:
- the LOC133746757 gene encoding guanine nucleotide exchange protein SMCR8-like yields MIGAPDVVAYTKEDEYEEEPYNEPALPEEYSVPLYPFASQEAHPWSKLSGAKFSRDFILISEFSEQVGPQPLLTIPNDAKVFGTFDLNYFSLRIMSVDYQASFVGHPPGSAYPKLNFVEDSKVVLGDSKEGAFAYVHHLTLYDLEARGFVRPFCMAYISADQHKIMQQFQELSAEFSRASECLKTGNRKAFAGELEKKLKDLDYTRTVLHTETEIQKKANDKGFYSSQAIEKANELASVEKSIIEHQDLLKQICSYPHRKLKGSELCSGEMEHGQEEAERAPATSHPDDEPAHADPCTCRPTYTPKLIKAKSTKCFDKKLKTLEELCDTEYFTQTLAQLSHIEHMFRGDLCYLLTSQIDRALRRQQRMTNFLFEDLVEDADRATEHPGRMRSQTSHDRPPSRSLEECLIPKVLVSGSSYKSSVESVPIKMEQELREDGDKEAGSFDRQENLDYLDMDMKGSVSSGESIEVLGTEKSACVLAKSDSQASLTAPLSPQVVRSKAVSHRTISEDSIEVLSTCPSEALIPDDFKASYPSAINEEEAYADGEGAIHFHASLSPPGLPEAEEGGLAAGTAAQVDPSCCIGKESSAQLLPLPAAAHMLSAEDGVVSIPPQRCRQKEQGFHVDFATDNTDPSPRDNSCEGFPVYELDPSHLLASRDTSKTSLDSCSDTHSYVGSIASTGSDRTPTSAHPAGPSSERHKKKAGQNALKFIRQYPFAHPAIYSLLSGRTLVVLGEDESIVRKLVTALSIFVPNYSRCAKPVKHWVSSPLHIVDFQKWKLIGLQRVASPASAGTLHALSRYSRYTSILDLDNKTLRCPLYRGALVPRLADHRTQIKRGSTYSLHVQSMLTQLCSKAFLYTFCHHLHLPAHDQETRELVASRRLGFLQLNLGLVNEDVRVVQYLAELLKLHYLREAPGAGPPPLRFDYVPSFLYKI; encoded by the exons ATGATCGGCGCCCCTGACGTGGTGGCCTACACCAAGGAGGACGAGTACGAGGAAGAGCCTTACAATGAGCCGGCCCTGCCCGAGGAGTACTCGGTGCCGCTGTATCCATTCGCCAGTCAGGAAGCCCACCCGTGGTCCAAGCTGTCCGGAGCCAAGTTCTCCAGGGACTTCATCCTCATCTCCGAGTTCTCCGAGCAGGTGGGCCCCCAGCCCTTGCTCACCATCCCCAATGACGCCAAAGTGTTCGGCACTTTCGATCTCAACTACTTCTCCCTGCGCATCATGTCTGTGGATTACCAGGCCTCCTTCGTGGGCCACCCTCCCGGCTCCGCCTACCCCAAGCTGAACTTCGTGGAGGACTCGAAGGTGGTGCTTGGCGACTCCAAGGAGGGAGCGTTCGCTTACGTGCACCACCTGACCCTGTACGACCTGGAGGCCCGCGGCTTCGTGAGGCCCTTCTGCATGGCGTACATCTCGGCCGACCAGCATAAAATCATGCAGCAGTTCCAGGAGCTGTCCGCCGAGTTCTCCAGGGCCTCCGAATGCCTGAAGACGGGCAACAGGAAGGCATTCGCGGGGGAGCTGGAGAAGAAGCTCAAGGACCTGGATTACACCAGGAcggtgctgcacacagaaacggAGATCCAGAAGAAAGCCAACGACAAGGGCTTTTACTCGTCCCAGGCCATCGAGAAGGCCAACGAGCTGGCCAGCGTGGAGAAGTCCATCATCGAACACCAGGACCTGCTGAAGCAGATCTGCTCCTACCCTCACCGGAAGCTGAAGGGGTCTGAGTTGTGTTCTGGCGAGATGGAACACGGCCAGGAAGAGGCGGAGCGGGCACCGGCTACCTCTCACCCTGACGATGAACCGGCCCACGCTGACCCTTGCACGTGTAGACCCACCTACACCCCCAAACTCATCAAAGCGAAGTCCACCAAGTGTTTCGACAAGAAGCTGAAGACGCTGGAGGAGCTGTGCGACACGGAGTATTTCACCCAGactctggcccagctcagccacatCGAGCACATGTTCAGAGGAGACCTGTGCTACCTCCTGACCAGTCAGATCGACAGAGCGCTTCGCAGACAACAGCGCATGACCAACTTCCTGTTCGAGGACTTGGTGGAGGACGCCGACAGGGCGACAGAGCACCCAGGGCGCATGCGCTCTCAGACCAGTCACGACAGGCCGCCCTCCAGGTCCCTGGAAGAATGCCTGATTCCGAAAGTGCTCGTCAGTGGTAGCTCCTACAAGTCCAGCGTGGAGTCCGTGCCCATCAAGATGGAGCAGGAGCTCAGAGAGGACGGGGACAAGGAAGCGGGCAGTTTTGACCGCCAGGAGAACTTGGACTACCTGGACATGGACATGAAGGGCAGCGTCAGCAGCGGGGAGAGCATCGAGGTTCTGGGCACGGAGAAATCCGCCTGTGTCCTGGCAAAGTCGGACAGCCAGGCCAGCCTCACCGCGCCCCTGAGCCCCCAGGTGGTCCGGAGCAAAGCCGTCAGCCACAGGACCATCAGCGAGGACAGCATCGAAGTCCTCAGCACCTGCCCCTCGGAGGCCCTCATCCCTGACGACTTTAAGGCCAGCTACCCAAGTGCCATTAACGAAGAAGAAGCCTACGCAGACGGCGAGGGAGCCATCCACTTCCACGCAAGCCTCAGCCCTCCGGGGCTGCCAGAGGCCGAGGAGGGCGGCTTGGCCGCCGGCACCGCAGCCCAGGTGGACCCGTCCTGCTGTATCGGGAAGGAGAGCAGCGCtcagctgctgcccctgcccgccGCAGCCCACATGCTGTCTGCCGAGGACGGGGTGGTGAGCATCCCCCCGCAGCGCTGTAGGCAGAAGGAGCAGGGCTTCCACGTGGACTTTGCCACGGACAACACTGACCCGTCTCCCCGAGACAACAGCTGTGAGGGGTTTCCTGTCTATGAGCTGGACCCAAGCCACCTGTTGGCCAGCCGGGATACCAGTAAGACCAGCTTGGACAGCTGCTCGGACACCCACAGCTATGTGGGCAGCATAGCCTCCACGGGCTCGGATCGGACGCCCACCTCTGCTCACCCCGCTGGCCCGTCTTCTGAGAGGCACAAAAAGAAGGCTGGCCAGAACGCCTTAAAGTTCATCCGCCAGTACCCCTTTGCCCACCCGGCCATCTACTCCCTGCTCAGCGGGAGAACGCTCGTGGTCCTCGGGGAAGACGAGAGCATCGTCAGGAAGCTCGTGACGGCGCTGTCCATCTTTGTCCCCAACTACAGCCGCTGCGCCAAGCCCGTGAAGCACTGGGTTTCCTCCCCTCTGCACATCGTGGATTTCCAGAAGTGGAAGCTTATTGGCCTGCAGAG GGTGGCCTCCCCGGCCAGCGCCGGCACCCTGCACGCCCTGAGCCGCTACAGCCGCTACACCAGCATCCTGGACCTGGACAACAAGACCCTGCGCTGCCCGCTCTACAGAGGCGCCCTGGTGCCCCGGCTGGCCGACCACCGCACGCAGATCAAGCGGGGCAGCACCTACTCCCTGCACGTCCAGAGCATGCTCACGCAGCTCTGCTCCAAGGCCTTCCTCTACACCTTCTGCCACCACCTGCACCTGCCCGCCCACGACCAGGAAACGCGCGAGCTGGTTGCCAGCCGCCGGCTGGGCTTCCTGCAGCTGAACCTGGGCCTGGTGAACGAGGACGTCAGGGTGGTGCAGTACCTGGCCGAGCTGCTGAAGCTGCACTACCTGCGTGAGGCCCCTGGGGCCGGCCCCCCCCCGCTCAGGTTTGACTATGTCCCCAGCTTTCTGTACAAGATCTGA